GACTTATTCAGTTTCTACTGTAACAAAATGTAACAGGAAATCAAATAAAAAACAGTCAAGGGAAACAGAACATCATTTGTGGATGAAAAGAGATTCAGCTGAGTCTGGTCATAAGGCTCTTAATCTTGTTCATATTGTAAGTAGTAACTAAATATCTACTTTAAGTTGCAGACTTTTGTTAATGAGATGCAAAGGACTTGCCCACCATTATGCTCTACATAATTCTTCATCGGGGCTTACTTTGTGGAATGTATCAATATCCAACTGTTACTATTGAAGAGATTATATTGCACAAAATCATCCACTGTGAGATTAAAAGTTCTAGCTAAAGTAAATGTCGTATGAGAATGAACTTACTATATCTTTGCTTGACCTTTTTCCATCATGTATGTAACTGACTGATTTTCTGAGTGAGCTTTTAAGGTCTTAGAAGCTAAACTATGATAAAACTATTCATGTCTGCTTCTTAACTTAAATTTGCAGATTTCAGAACTTCCAAATGAGAAAACGGCCGTTTATGGAGCATTAGATAAGTGGACAGCTTgggaaactgagtttccgttaATTGCAGCAGCTAAAGCTCTCAGAATTTTACGACAGAGAAGCCGATGGTCACATGTTATTCAAGTAcgcgattctttttttttttgatcgattaaAGATAAGCTAGATATTTGCTTTGATTGAGAAGTACGTTAAAATTTTAATTCTCTCTCATTATATACTACAATTTTATTAAGCCTCCTCTTAATATGTGATTTATAACCCGATGGTCTTTGACTCTTTCTTATTGATTTGCTGATTTGCATAAGAAGGCAAGATAACTTTCCCGCCAGAGTGAAACTCCAATTTATTGCTTTCATATGGTTTGCTGGTACCAATTTATGTTTCTTTGGAGATAATAATCTAAACTGTTCTCAGGTGGCTAAGTGGATGCTGAGCAAAGGCCAGGGGCTCACAATGGGGACATATGACACACTATTGTTGGCATTTGATATGGATGGAAGAGTAGATGAGGCTGAAACATTATGGAACATGATAGTGCACACACATACGCGCTCCATCTCCAGAAGATTGTGTTCTAGAATGATATCACTGTATCATCACCATCACATGCCAGATAAAGTCATAGAGGTAAACCATCTTTTCCTCTTGGACTAACTTCTAGTCTttaatgaaaaaaatattttgccttttTTTACGTTTTCCCTAGGGTCATTTGTTAGTACTTTAAGAGGCGAGGAAGGTGCCAAAAGAACTTGTTTTTGACAGGTCAATGTAGACACGAATCCTTATAATGGTATTGGGATGAGAAATGTCAAAAAGAAATCCATATACTGCAAAGGGAAATTCTGGACCTTGCATGTGTATGCGTCTGTCCATTGATTCAGTTTTGAGTGATGCACAGGTGTTTGCCGACATGGAAGAGCTGGGAGTGAAACCCGACGAGGACACAGTCAAGAGGGTGGCACGTGCATTCCAGGAATTGGGTCAAGAAGAAAATGAGAAGCTGTTCGTCAACAAATACCAGTGTAAATGGAAGTACCTTCACTTTAATGGGGAGCGAGTCAAAGTTAAAAGAGATGGCTGGAATGGATAAACAGGAGTTCTCACGAGTAAGCAGAAGAATATTACCTGGCCCTTGTAAAGGTGACCCAAAAGTAGGTTAAACTGGCATCTCTTAGTGTGTTACCAAGCATCTGTCAGTGAGAGACCATCTGAGTGTGTTACCAGTCCTCTGTCATCATTAGTGAGAAATCATTCTTGATGAAGTTGTTACTTGATAGTCGTCTTGGACCACTCAGTTATTCGATGTAATCAGTCGCCACtgttcatatatatataatatatatatatatatatactgtaCCTTTTCTCCTTATGATTGAACTACAAATATTGTGTTTGTTTCTAATTGAAAACCACAATCTATATTCTCGGATTCACTACTGCAATGTCCAGTTGTCATAAAATAAATTACCAAAAAGAGGGGGAAAAAACCAGaagctttttttttcttgatattgCAGGAAAATTACAAATGCTTTACTTTATGCGATATGAATACAAATTACACAAGGATGatgagaaactaaagaaaaaactGTACAGAAGAATTGATGAACAGCTACTTCTACAAGGAAATGTTCAGAAATGATTACCAGCTTCCCAGCCCATATTTTGAGAAGGGGTAGCTGTGAAACAAAAAATCAGCAGAATAATCATTTCCGAAACAAATGGTGGTAGTGGTGGATAATTAATAATGCCCAGTATACTGCCTAAGAATCCGGGGTTAAAGGACAGAAAAGGTCTGCTACCGATCCCACATGGCACTGAATATGGAAGGCCTATTTCGTAACCATTGCAGCATTTCCCTGTCCAACAAACTCTTATTAATGATTGAATCAAGCATCGGGCTTCCAAACACTTGTGAGTTGCTGTCAAAAGACCATATCATATCGTTTGGCCATGCTCTTTGGGGCTGCCTCTCCTGAAGATGGGAGGAAAAAATAAGTTACATAACCACTTTACGCTGTAAAAGGAGCTGTAAGGATTCTATCAATCTATATGTGGTGGATGATTCACTGGAACCAAGTCTGATCCATGACAGCTTTTGGTGGACATATTAGGATATCAAAACAGAACAGGTGAATAGATGCTTACTTCAGCAAATAACCTATAAATATCTGAAAACAAAAGCTCCGAAACGAAGAAAAATAAGTAATGGAAAAACTTACCATTCTAGATAACATGAATCTGACAGGTCTAGGACCGTAAATCCGTTGCTTTGAAGGCTTCTGAGCCTTCGCATAAAATGACGAAATGCTGGGCAAGGACAAGCAACCCCTTCTTGCCTTGATTAGAAAGGCATCAGGAGTGGCATCATTCTGGCTGTGCCAATTAAGAAGCTGCCCCAAACAATAGTTTTCACCATACCTTTTACAATACTCTTTGGGACCAGAACCCAACATACCGGAGTACTTGGGCCCCAAGTCTAGAGGACTAATGTAGACAGGAGGAGAAGTTACACTCTTGTACTCCTGCATGGACACATTGAGAATTATGCACAGCaaaacaaaaacgaaaaaaatCTCATGTACTTGCTAATTCATAAACAGTTTTGAAGAGACCAGTCAGAATTACTCACTCGGACTCTAAAGAAGCATTTTGTATAAGCATATATATGGATTAGATCAGCAGCTGCATCATGCCTGCACTTGTACGtgcacggaagttttcgaacctcaTCCCTCAGCCTGAATGTTATAAAGGAAGAATTTGCTATAAGCCTTGCAACTAATCGCAGGTTGTAATGTGGGAAATGAAAAAAGGACACATTCTTACCATAACAGAGACTTCTGAAGTTCTCCCAGGAGATCATCAGAACCTGATGGATCGTGGGCTTGAATCTTGGACATTAAATCATTTAACAAATTCTCTTCCACATGAGGACCCATGCACTGAAGTAATTCCTCAACAAATGATCCCTCCCCTTTCCAGAGGGCATATATTATTTCCTCTGGAGTTAGTTTTTGAAGCGGGGGTGGAGCTTTCTTCGCATCACCAAACACACATCTCATTACGTATCTCACCTGTAATGCAAATAGCAGTCGGACTAATGGAATTGGTGTATATTTTTTCAAAACCAGTAAACTAATGACCGTTCATTCTGCATTAACTATGAGATGCCTAAACAAACGTGTATAGATGATAAGATAATGCCAATAACTTGAAATAGGAGATGCAGAAAATACTTTGCATAAAGTACAGAAGTATTTAGATGAACCAAAAGTACATGCAGTTACCTTGTCAATAGTTAGAGCCAAATTCTGAAGCCTTTGATTATATACACCCTCAGCCTGAACCTCGGCATCACTTTTCTCGAGCTCTTTGTCAATTTCGATATCTGGAAAGAATTTCCTCTTCTCTTCCACGTTATGCTTATAAATCTGCTTTGGGAGTTTCGCTCTTTCGAGATTAATAAATCTCACCTGTACTCGAAATACACAAATGTTAGAAACCAAAACCTTATACAATAACGTAATCCAGAAATATGAAGTGcctgaaggtttcacataccagaCGAGCTGAATATGCTACCAGCCAGTCAGGCAAACCAGCAAGCAAGCAGTTGCCCAGACCCGCTCTTCCCAAATCGATATAATCCTCTTCAGAAACAGAATTCAACTCACAAGCCACTAGCATCAACTGATGTCTGTCAAGCACTCCATGGCGTTCTTTCATAACCTGAAGGAAATGGAATGAAGTGAATAAAAGAAACGTTACGCAACCTTGCAACTAAACATGACAATGTTAAAGAGAAAAGAAAGCTTTTGGCGGTTCTGTTAGTGAAAATCGTTGCCCACTGTACCAACCTTCTGAAATGCCCCATCACCAGTCAGATTCAGATAGCTTCCGCGACAAACTTGGCTCCCACAAAGACAAACAGAGGCTTCATGCTCTTCCTTGCTCTAAAGCAGAAATAAGTGAGGCATCAACAACTATGGTGACATAAGATAGAAACACGCAGTATAACAAATAACTGTACTTTTGGTAGGGCATAATAGCAGCTCGAGAATAAACACCACTCACCTCTGTTACAGAATTATAATCAAAAGTGACCTCCTCCCCATATCCAATTGGACGAACTGTGTAAACTCCAATCTGATACTGACCATCTACAGCAGTTACTCTGTTCCCAACAAGTGAAAACATAAGACGGCGAAATGCAAAGATCTTTAATAAACAAGCAAATGGAATGGTTGGATATTCCAAAAGAGGAGGAGAAAAAAACGTAGCTAAAAATTGCTAGTTAACAGATAATCGTGTGTAACATGCCAAAAGATTGGGAATTAGCTATAAGCTAACGAACAAATCATATTTAACGTGCTAATGTATCAGCTAGATGATAATGTGATTCAGATtaaaaaatcctaatttttctttAATTTACAAGCGCCTACTTTTAAAATTATCCAAAAAGAGATGTTCCAAGCATCAGCTCTGAATCTGATTTAATTCATGCCATACCGTTTTTGTGATTGTCTCTAAAATTGACCATGTGACCTGAATACCATAAATCTTCTGCATCCATGTTTCACACTTCAAGGACAAACATCCAAGAAAATCTAGGTGCCCACGCTATTTTGTGAAATGTCATGCTAGTAAATGAACTGACTTGGCCTAAATGAAGCCTTTCTTATTTCAATTGCAGCTACTGTGCTGTGGAAATTTTGGATTGCAAGATACCGAGATATTAACCACAACTCCTGCAACCAGCAATAATTGCAGCTAATGCCTAGTTCACATCTATCACATATTAAACAGAACCTAAGAAAACATTGCAACAACTAGGGAGAACTGCACACAACAGCATACAAATGAAAGATATAATTCTGATGCATGCATAGACTTGTCTAATCATGACTGCGGTATTGGGTTGTATACGGATGCTATGTCAGGCGGAAGAAGCAGAGGGCAAGCCTATCCACTCCGATTGCAGGGATATAGAACATGGTGAGAGGGTATAGAGTTCTAGAGGCTGTTGATTGAGCAAGAAAATATCCTCAGGGTCATTAGTGTTAGTGATGCTGCAAATGCAATCAGGTATTTGGATAAAAGTGCTAACAATGCTAGCTGGTATCGCAGTAGTGTTCTTGGATCAATTCTCATATGGAGAGAGCTGGCAACAGCAATGCTAATACTATTGCCAAGCATGGGAGGCTATTAAAAAGAGATCAGAGTTGATTAGACTATGCTGTTAGATTACTGAACTCAAGATTTTATATTCCTTCCATATAATTTTTCGcttggaaaaaaaaaacgtaaaacTTACTTCGCTTCACAATTGGGGCGACATGAATGGCAGATTCGGCTTGCATAGTTTGCTTTATGCATGGCATCAACAACAACTAAATCATAACCATCACGATCACCCTGCCAAATAAGATAAAAATTCAGATGTTACATAACTGACCTCCATGAAGCTTAGAATCCCATCTTGCTTTTTGAACCAAGTAAATTCAGATGTTACATAAAAATTCAGATGTTACACAACTAAATAACTAACCTTTGGTCTCTCCAGATATATGTTGTAAAACTCGGGAGCGGGATCTGTTTTGTTCTTCTGCAGAGATCGAATCCCATCTTGCTTTTCGAACCATTTCCAAGCTGGATACACCTGAATATTAAAGTGTCCCTTTATTAGTAAAAATTATTATAGGAGCATCTTTGTTAATTTAGTAAAAGCTGCCATTTGCTTTTTTTAGGGTAACCCGTAGTACATAACGGTATTAACTACTAGAATAACTTCATAAACATTAAAATTGCTCTGCAATAGTttataaagaagaaatttcaCTCTACCTCTCCCAAGAATTCAACGACAAAATCGTCTTCACCAAAGCCACCTTGTTTGTTACAAACAACACCAAGCCCCTGATCATCACATTCCAGAAAacaagagaaaagaaagagaattaGTAGTAAGCAAAGTGAGAAGCAAACATCCAGTTCATGCAAGATGATAGACTGGACTGGAGCAATACCTTTCTGTAGGCGACATAATTATCATCAGGACGACTATGCATTGCCTTTAG
This is a stretch of genomic DNA from Papaver somniferum cultivar HN1 chromosome 1, ASM357369v1, whole genome shotgun sequence. It encodes these proteins:
- the LOC113304257 gene encoding pentatricopeptide repeat-containing protein At4g18975, chloroplastic-like, which gives rise to MAQVGVGWFSSGCSYRGFPLQKLTSSAVHATTKKVTSVNYIDCSNNHRNRRSLAPLNTSSIEKKSNKKQSRETEHHLWMKRDSAESGHKALNLVHIISELPNEKTAVYGALDKWTAWETEFPLIAAAKALRILRQRSRWSHVIQVAKWMLSKGQGLTMGTYDTLLLAFDMDGRVDEAETLWNMIVHTHTRSISRRLCSRMISLYHHHHMPDKVIEVFADMEELGVKPDEDTVKRVARAFQELGQEENEKLFVNKYQCKWKYLHFNGERVKVKRDGWNG